One Gadus chalcogrammus isolate NIFS_2021 chromosome 22, NIFS_Gcha_1.0, whole genome shotgun sequence genomic window carries:
- the LOC130375762 gene encoding sodium-dependent neutral amino acid transporter B(0)AT3-like translates to MGKTVDSNGKEERPKWDNKVQYLLTCVGFAVGLGNVWRFPYLCQIYGGGAFLIPYLIALVFEGLPLLYLEMAIGQRLRMGSIGVWTSISPFLGGVGMASMAVSFLVGLFYNTILAWVLWYFFHSFQDPLPWSQCPLNVNSTAYNQECVDSTPVNYFWYRQTLNITPDIEISGSLQWTMVICLATAWCVVYICFIRGIETIGKAVYVTATFPYLVLTIFLIQSLTLPGSTDGLIYLFTPDWNVLKNPQVWLDAATQIFFSLSLAFGGLIAFSSYNPEKNNCQRDAVLVGVINSITSIYAAIPIFSILGFKATNNYNSCRMSNILSLTNYLEIGDQNMTLDNYEQMLEHLNSTRPNEVADVKLRSCVLQNFLDQSASGTGLAFIVFTEAVIEMPGSQVWAVLFFVMLFSLGLSSMFGNMEGILTPIRDLRLVPTWIPSELVTAGVCLISFLVALVFTLGSGNYWLEIFNSYVGSVPLLIIAFFELIGVIYFYGMQKFSDDILFMTGKRPNIFWRVCWRFISPLYLLVVFLAYVVIQAQQHPQYPAWNPDYVNFPETEAKDYPGWVFAIIVILSVFPVISIPLVAIYRLIRCGLNRKSSKRYGISPYINNSYDIET, encoded by the exons ATGGGGAAAACAGTGGACTCCaatgggaaggaggagagaccTAAATGGGACAACAAAGTCCAGTATCTCCTGACCTGCGTTGGCTTTGCTGTGGGACTGGGGAATGTATGGCGTTTTCCCTATCTGTGCCAAATCTACGGTGGTG GTGCATTCCTCATCCCCTACCTGATAGCCTTGGTATTTGAGGGCCTTCCCCTGCTCTACCTGGAGATGGCCATCGGACAGAGGCTGCGCATGGGCAGCATCGGCGTCTGGACCTCCATCTCCCCTTTCCTTGGTGGAGTCG GCATGGCCAGCATGGCGGTGTCGTTCCTTGTGGGCCTGTTCTACAACACCATCCTGGCCTGGGTGCTCTGGTACTTCTTCCACTCTTTCCAGGATCCCCTGCCCTGGAGTCAGTGCCCGCTTAATGTCAACTCTACAG CCTACAACCAAGAGTGTGTGGACAGCACGCCGGTAAACTACTTCTGGTACCGCCAGACCCTGAACATAACCCCGGACATCGAGATTAGCGGCTCTCTGCAGTGGACGATGGTCATCTGCTTGGCCACCGCCTGGTGTGTGGTCTACATCTGCTTCATCAGGGGCATCGAGACCATAGGGAAG GCAGTATATGTGACAGCTACCTTCCCCTACCTGGTGCTGACTATATTCCTGATACAAAGCCTCACTCTGCCTGGATCCACTGATGGCCTGATCTACCTCTTCACTCCCGAT TGGAACGTGCTGAAGAATCCCCAGGTGTGGCTGGACGCCGCCACTCAAATCTTCTTCTCGCTCTCATTGGCTTTCGGAGGTCTCATCGCCTTCTCCAGTTACAATCCTGAGAA GAATAACTGTCAGCGAGATGCTGTTCTGGTGGGTGTGATCAACAGCATTACGTCTATTTATGCAGCCATTCCCATATTCTCAATTCTGGGCTTCAAGGccaccaacaactacaactcaTGCCGCATGAG CAACATCTTATCTCTGACCAACTACTTGGAGATCGGGGACCAGAACATGACCTTGGACAACTACGAACAGATGCTTGAACATCTGAACAGCACACGGCCGAATGAGGTTGCAGATGTGAAACTGAGGTCCTGCGTACTTCAAAATTTCCTTGACCAG AGTGCGTCTGGTACCGGCCTGGCGTTCATTGTGTTCACCGAAGCGGTGATAGAGATGCCGGGCTCTCAGGTCTGGGCCGTGCTGTTCTTTGTCATGCTCTTCAGCCTGGGCCTGTCCTCCATGTTTGGAAACATGGAGGGCATTCTTACGCCTATTCGGGACCTTAGACTGGTGCCAACTTGGATCCCCAGCGAGCTTGTCACAG CTGGTGTTTGTCTAATCTCCTTCCTGGTGGCCCTGGTGTTCACCCTGGGCTCAGGGAACTACTGGCTGGAGATCTTCAACAGCTACGTGGGCTCAGTGCCACTGCTCATCATCGCCTTCTTCGAGCTGATCGGAGTCATCTATTTCTACGGGATGCAAAA GTTTAGTGACGACATCCTCTTCATGACTGGGAAAAGACCCAACATCTTCTGGAGGGTTTGCTGGAGGTTTATCAGTCCACTGTACCTGCTGGTGGTGTTTCTGGCCTATGTGGTTATTCAGGCCCAGCAGCACCCACAGTATCCTGCATGGAACCCTGACTAT GTCAATTTCCCCGAGACAGAGGCAAAGGATTACCCAGGCTGGGTGTTTGCCATTATAGTCATCCTCTCTGTGTTTCCGGTGATCTCCATCCCCCTGGTCGCCATTTACAGACTCATTCGCTGTGGACTCAACAGAAAGTCCTCCAAACGCTATGGCATCAGTCCCTACATCAACAACAGCTATGATATCGAAACATAA